GAGCGAAAGCGCGCCGAACGGGAGCTCGAACGGCGGACCGAGGCGCTCTACGAGGAGCGAAAGGCGCTCGATCGGCTGGTCTCGCGGATCGACGGGCTTCTCGACGACGTGGTGCGGACGCTCGTCGGGGCGGCCGATCGGGAGGAGATCGAACGCGAAGTCTGTGCCGAGATCGCGAACACGGAGGGCTATCGCGCGGCGTGGATCGCCGGGGTACTCTCCGAGCGCGGGAGCCTCCGGCTCAGGGAGACCGCCGGGGACCCGGCGGCGCTGGCCGCAGCCCAGGAATCCGGACTCGAGCACGCGGGACCGGTCCGTCGGGCGATCGAGAGCGCGAGCGTCGAGACGGTCACCGGGGGCGACCCGAACGTCGCCGCCGAGCCGACCGGGGACTCGACTGTCGCGATCGTTCCGCTCACCGACGGGACGATCGACTACGGCGTGCTCTGTGCGCACACCGACGCGACGGGCCTGCTCGACGTCGTCGCCTCGGTTCGCGGGACGCTCACCGACAGGCAGCTAGTGGCGCTCGAAACCGCCTACCGGAGCGGCTACTTCGACTGGCCCCGGCCGGTCGACGGCAGCGACCTCGCCACCTCGATGGACATCGCGAGACAGACGTTCCACCAGCACCTCCGCTCCGCACAGCGAAAGCTCCTCGCCGGCTTCTTCGACGGTCCTGACTAGTTCGGTCACACCGCTAAACCCGCGCCGCACCTACGAAGGGTATGGTGGATTATCCTCTCTCGCGGGACGACGCCTCCCCCATCCCCCGATCGCACCCCACAGAGACCGGGTTCGCCGACCGTCCTCGATGAGTCCCCCGCTCACCTACCTCCAGTTCCACCTGCTGTTCGTCCTCCCACCGATCGCGCTGGTGCTCGCGCTCACGTTCCGACGCGAGGGGGTCTGGTGGGGTCGCGGGCCGCTCTCGGGGCTCGCGGTCATCCTCGTCCTCGCGGTCACCTACACGACGCCGTGGGACAACCTCCTGATCGCGGAGGGCGTCTGGTGGTACGGCGAGGGGACGACGCTGTTCACCGTCTGGTACGCCCCGATCGAGGAGTACCTCTTCTTCGTGCTCCAGCCGATCCTCACGGCGCTCGTCCTCTTTCAGTTCCCCGAGGTCAGAGAGCGCTCGCTCCGGATCGGGGGCCGCACCCGTGCGATCGGCGTCCTCGCCGGCCTCGCGGTGGGGGGCGTCGGCCTCGTCCTCCTCGCAAACACCCCCACGTTCTACATGGGTGCGATCCTCGTGTGGGCGGGCCCGATCCTCGCGATCCAGTGGGGCTTCGGCTGGCCCTACCTCTGGGCGGTGCGCAGGTCGGTGGCGCTCGCCATCGCCCTCCCGACGCTCTACCTCTGGGCGATCGACCGGATCGCCATCGGCCTCGGGATCTGGGTGATCTCGGACACTCACACCGTCGGGCTCTCCCTGCTGGGCTTGCCCGTCGAGGAGGCGCTCTTCTTTCTCGTCACCAACGTCTTCGTGGTCCAGGGTATCGTCCTCTACCTGTGGACGCTCGAGCGGTGGGAGCCGGACGTCTCCCGGTCGGTGGACCTCGTCCGCGCCGGGGTAACCGGCCTGTGGCCGTAACGTCCTCGAGCGCCTCCGCGCTCCCGACCGCCCGGCGACTCACGCTCTACCCGGGCTGGGCCGTCCTCGCCGTCGCCGCCGTCCCCTTCGTCCTCGGCGCGGAGCTCCCGCTCGTCTACCAGTACCTCCCGCTCGTCGCGAGCGTCCTGCTCCTGGGGCTCCTCCACGGCGCGGTCGACCACCTCCTGCTCCCGCGCGTTCGGGGCGAGGCACTCACCGTCCGCTGGCTCGCGATCGTCGGCCTCGTCTACCTCCTCGTCGGCCTCGCGTTCCTCGCCGTCTGGTTCTTCGCGCCAGCGCTCGCGTTCGTCCTCTTCGTCGCACTCGCGCTCGCCCACTGGGGTCAGGGCGACGTCTACCCGCTCGTCGCGCTCTACGGCACCACTCACCTGCGGACGACCGTACAACGCGTCCTCGCCGCAGCGGTCCGCGGCTCGATGCCGATGCTCGTCCCGCTCGTCGCCTTCCCCGACCAGTACGCCTTCGTCGCGGGGACGTTGATCGGCCTGTTCGATCCCGCCGCGGCAGAGACGCTCGTGCCCGCGTTCACCCCCGAAGGCCGACTGGTCGTCGCGGGCGTCCTCACCCTCCTCGCCCTCGCCCACCTTGGACTGGGCTACCGGCGGGCCGGCGGGACGCGGGCCTGGCGGGTCGACGCCGGGGATATCGTCGGGCTCCTCGCGTTCTTCGCCGTGGTTCCGCCGGTGCTCGCCGTCGGCCTCTACTTCTGTGTCTGGCACTCGCTTCGCCACGTCACGCGTGTCGCGCTCTTGGATCCCGAGTCGAAACGGTCGTTCTCGGCGGGGCTCACGCTCCCGGCGCTCTCGCGCTTCGCCCGAGACGCAGCACCGCTCACGGCGCTCTCGTTCGTCTTCCTCCTCGGGCTCGCCGCGCTGGTCCCCGCGACGCCGGTGGCGGTAGCGGATCTCGTCGCGCTCTACCTGGTGTTCGTCGCGACCCTCACGGCCCCGCACGTCCTGCTCGTGAGCTGGCTGGATCGGGAAGAGGGGATCTGGTCGGGCTGATCCGCAGGCGATCGCCGGTCGTGCAGTTATGGCCGTCGACGACGACGAGGCGGGTATGGCGAAGCTCGATGCCACGCACGAGAAGACCAGAGCAGAGATCGCACAGTATCTCCGTGAGTTCGCCGAGAAGCTCGACACGGGCGTATCAGGTGCGGCCGGTTCGACCGGTGAGACCGGTGCGATCGGCGAGCCCGACCGGTCTCCCGATGTCGCCGGATCGGACGAGCGAACCGATGCGGGCGCGGACAGGAAGATCACCGTCGTCGCTGGTAACGATAGCGCGACGATCAACCCACCGGAGACGCTCGCGTTTGACGTCTCGGTCGACACCGATTCCGGGCTCTTAGAGGGCGACGAACAGAGCGCGACGTTCACGCTCCGGTGGGATAGAGACCACGTCGAGGCCGACGACGAACTCAGCGTCCAGTAGCGGATCTTTCGAACGGTGGCCGTGACGACGTCACTCGAACCACTAGAACGATGTGAGCGAAGCCGTCCCTCGTCGTGGTTCCTGCTTCCCTACCGCCCGACCCACTTCAGGATGAGCAGCGTCCCCTCGTAGAGCCCGATCATCGTCACCGTGATCAGGAACGGGGCCATCCCGGTCGGGTCGGGGTTCGAGATGAACGCGATCCCGAGGAACGCGGCCCAGAAGTAGAGGCGTTTGTCCTGGAGCCACTGTCTCGTCGTGAGCCCCATCATGATCGCGAGCATGATCAAAAGCGGGATCTGGAAGATGATCGCGAGATACGCCATCAGGATGAGCATCAGGTCGAACGTCTCCGCGAGCGCGAACGCGATCTCACCGGCGTCCTGCGAGTAGGTGTAGAAGTAGGTGAAGATCGCCGGCAGGATCACGAAGTACGCGAAGAGCACGCCACAGATCCCTAGGATCAGGCTGATCGGTACCGACGCGAGATAGTACTTCCGCTCGTTGGGGTAGAGCCCGGGTCGCATGAACCGGTAGGTCTGATAGACCGCGACCGGGAGCGCGATCAACAGCCCACCGAGGCTCGCCACCTTCAGCCGGGCGAGCAAGAGTTCGAGCGGGCCGTAGAGCCGGGGTGGCTCGCCCGACGGGAGATACGAGTACCAGAGGAACGTGATGATGTCGACCGCGAACGGGAGGATGAAGATGCTGACGGAGCCGGCGACGACGATGACGACGGCCAGCCGCTTGACCATCTCCTCGATGTGGTCGGCCAGCGGCATCTCCTGGTCGTAGTCGGGGCCCGTGATCCCGCCGACCCCGCCGGTGTCGTCGTCCTCCTCGACGATGTACGGGTCGGTCGTATCGTCCTCGGCGTCGATTTCCTCGTCGCCCGCCTCGTCGCCGAGTTTCGATCCCTCCTCGTCGAGTTCGGACTCCTCGGCGTCGAGACGGGAAACCGCCGCCGCGGCCGCCGCCTCCGCGTCCTCGAACTCCGGCTCCGGAGCCTCGATACCCGTCGGTTCCGCTTGCGTTCCCACTGAATCCGACCCGGCCGACGCGTCCCCGGTCGCCCCCGTGCCGGTCCCGACGTCCCCGCCCGACGACTCCTCGGCGTCGAGACGGGAAACCGCCGCCGCGGCCGCCGCCTCCGCGTCCTCATATCCTCCAATCCCTGACTCCGGCGCGTCGCCGTCGCTGGCGGTCCCCCCGTCGGGCGCCGCCGACCCAGCGTCCTCTCGCGGCTCGGAGTCCTCGCCCATCTACTACGCCGTAGGCCGCCACGTCGTTATAGGCTTTATTTATCGACCGGCGGAGACCGATGAGAGAAGATTGATAATCGCGAGCGGGCTACCCCCGGTAGATGTCCATCGTCGACGAGGACACCGCCCGCGCGTTCAACAGCGGGAAGGAGTCCATCGGCGCGGTGCTCTCGACGATCCAGACGCATCTCCAGAAGGTCTTCATCGTCTTCGTCATCGGCTTTCTGGGCACGTTCTGGTCGCTCAGGGCCTTCCTCTGGGACTGGCTCTACGGCGTGACGACCTCGCAGATGGCGCCCGAGGTGCTCGATCGGGTCGAGATCATCGTCACGACGCCGTTCGAGGTGATACTGCTCCAGGCGAAGATCGGGATCGTCGTCGGGGTCATCATCTCGATCCCGCCGCTTCTCTACTTCGCCCGCCACGAGCTCCGCGCCCGCGGGCTGATGCCCGAGGCGCCGATCGCCCGCTGGAAGATCGCCGGGATCGCGAGCATCTCCGCACTCCTGTTCGTCGCCGGCGTCGCCTACGCCTACGCCTTCTTCTTTCCGCTCATCTTCCGTTTCCTCGCCGAGATCTCGATCGGCGCGGGCGTCGAACCCCACTGGTCGATCGTCATGTGGACCGAGTTCCTCGTCCTGCTCACGATCTCGTTCGGGCTGGCGGCCCAGCTCCCGCTCGTGATGAGCACGCTCGCTTACGCCGAGATCGTCCCCTACGAGACGTTCAGGGACAAGTGGCGCTACGCGGTCGTCGGTATCTTCGCCTTCGGGGCGCTCTTCTCCCCGCCGGACCCGATCTCGCAGGTGCTATGGGCCGCACCGTTAGTCCTGCTCTACGGCGCGAGCCTCGCGCTCACCCGCACGATCGTCAACGTCAAACGCGGCGCCTCCGACGTGAGCGTC
This region of Halalkalicoccus sp. CGA53 genomic DNA includes:
- a CDS encoding twin-arginine translocase subunit TatC, whose translation is MGEDSEPREDAGSAAPDGGTASDGDAPESGIGGYEDAEAAAAAAVSRLDAEESSGGDVGTGTGATGDASAGSDSVGTQAEPTGIEAPEPEFEDAEAAAAAAVSRLDAEESELDEEGSKLGDEAGDEEIDAEDDTTDPYIVEEDDDTGGVGGITGPDYDQEMPLADHIEEMVKRLAVVIVVAGSVSIFILPFAVDIITFLWYSYLPSGEPPRLYGPLELLLARLKVASLGGLLIALPVAVYQTYRFMRPGLYPNERKYYLASVPISLILGICGVLFAYFVILPAIFTYFYTYSQDAGEIAFALAETFDLMLILMAYLAIIFQIPLLIMLAIMMGLTTRQWLQDKRLYFWAAFLGIAFISNPDPTGMAPFLITVTMIGLYEGTLLILKWVGR
- a CDS encoding amphi-Trp domain-containing protein, whose amino-acid sequence is MAKLDATHEKTRAEIAQYLREFAEKLDTGVSGAAGSTGETGAIGEPDRSPDVAGSDERTDAGADRKITVVAGNDSATINPPETLAFDVSVDTDSGLLEGDEQSATFTLRWDRDHVEADDELSVQ
- a CDS encoding lycopene cyclase domain-containing protein, with protein sequence MSPPLTYLQFHLLFVLPPIALVLALTFRREGVWWGRGPLSGLAVILVLAVTYTTPWDNLLIAEGVWWYGEGTTLFTVWYAPIEEYLFFVLQPILTALVLFQFPEVRERSLRIGGRTRAIGVLAGLAVGGVGLVLLANTPTFYMGAILVWAGPILAIQWGFGWPYLWAVRRSVALAIALPTLYLWAIDRIAIGLGIWVISDTHTVGLSLLGLPVEEALFFLVTNVFVVQGIVLYLWTLERWEPDVSRSVDLVRAGVTGLWP
- a CDS encoding helix-turn-helix domain-containing protein, whose translation is MPSRKPISAALGRTKTRIWKATRRMRDAIDSEEPVAVELLNYREDGTSFWNRVEISPIYDEHGELANFVGFQTDVSERKRAERELERRTEALYEERKALDRLVSRIDGLLDDVVRTLVGAADREEIEREVCAEIANTEGYRAAWIAGVLSERGSLRLRETAGDPAALAAAQESGLEHAGPVRRAIESASVETVTGGDPNVAAEPTGDSTVAIVPLTDGTIDYGVLCAHTDATGLLDVVASVRGTLTDRQLVALETAYRSGYFDWPRPVDGSDLATSMDIARQTFHQHLRSAQRKLLAGFFDGPD
- a CDS encoding Brp/Blh family beta-carotene 15,15'-dioxygenase, which codes for MAVTSSSASALPTARRLTLYPGWAVLAVAAVPFVLGAELPLVYQYLPLVASVLLLGLLHGAVDHLLLPRVRGEALTVRWLAIVGLVYLLVGLAFLAVWFFAPALAFVLFVALALAHWGQGDVYPLVALYGTTHLRTTVQRVLAAAVRGSMPMLVPLVAFPDQYAFVAGTLIGLFDPAAAETLVPAFTPEGRLVVAGVLTLLALAHLGLGYRRAGGTRAWRVDAGDIVGLLAFFAVVPPVLAVGLYFCVWHSLRHVTRVALLDPESKRSFSAGLTLPALSRFARDAAPLTALSFVFLLGLAALVPATPVAVADLVALYLVFVATLTAPHVLLVSWLDREEGIWSG